A window of the Desulforapulum autotrophicum HRM2 genome harbors these coding sequences:
- a CDS encoding formate dehydrogenase accessory protein FdhE, producing MNTIEKQQRLLAKTLKQLRKKDHIPKDLITLLGETATLQLDSAQNISIDLPDLTLSSLDKQKDDEKGILTPGTLPLDRDHIAAFFSHLIEKITKHATTDPQNRFPGPMVAAAKLIETAYNNKEIDLDRCIDECLQGSGPIMAHWAERTPKAPATLNFLVRAAIEPSLTAGVTALAEWLKKQQHPSNQEIRQTGTCPICGSLPHMLELREKEGFRFAFCSICQHDFRIRRLACPVCDNTDTDKLKFFTVPEEPGFRVETCDICKSYIKTIDFRAFDRESLPSLNDLESLALDFIAQDQGYSRATLSVWGM from the coding sequence TTGAATACAATAGAAAAACAGCAGCGTCTGCTGGCAAAGACCCTGAAGCAGTTGAGAAAAAAAGACCATATTCCCAAGGATCTCATCACCCTTCTGGGCGAGACAGCAACCCTTCAATTAGATTCAGCCCAGAATATTTCAATTGACCTCCCAGACCTGACACTGTCCAGTCTGGACAAACAAAAAGATGATGAAAAAGGAATTCTCACCCCTGGAACCCTTCCCCTGGACAGAGATCACATTGCAGCCTTTTTTTCCCACCTCATTGAAAAAATTACAAAACATGCAACCACTGACCCGCAAAACCGATTCCCAGGTCCCATGGTGGCGGCGGCAAAGCTGATTGAAACCGCCTATAACAATAAAGAAATCGACCTTGACAGGTGTATTGACGAATGTCTCCAGGGATCGGGACCGATCATGGCCCATTGGGCCGAACGAACACCTAAAGCCCCGGCAACCCTGAATTTTCTGGTCCGGGCAGCCATTGAACCTTCGCTTACGGCAGGGGTCACGGCCCTTGCAGAGTGGCTCAAGAAACAGCAACACCCGTCAAATCAGGAGATTCGACAGACAGGCACCTGCCCCATTTGCGGCAGCCTTCCCCATATGCTCGAACTCAGGGAAAAAGAGGGCTTTCGATTTGCCTTTTGCTCAATCTGCCAGCATGACTTCCGCATCCGGCGGCTGGCCTGCCCCGTATGTGACAATACCGACACGGACAAGCTTAAATTCTTCACCGTTCCTGAAGAGCCGGGATTCCGCGTGGAGACCTGTGACATCTGCAAGAGCTACATCAAGACCATTGATTTCAGAGCCTTTGACAGGGAATCTCTTCCCTCCCTCAACGACCTGGAATCCCTTGCTCTGGATTTTATAGCACAGGATCAGGGGTATAGCCGGGCAACCCTTTCGGTTTGGGGGATGTAG
- a CDS encoding patatin-like phospholipase family protein — translation MTGDLMFLAGHRAHERIKTNGLCSDDVAMVVGASGAAKWLILKELETALFGLWFRNRTKPLNLFGTSIGSWKSAAAAQNDPAAAFDRLAHAYIHQFYRNSASPARIDRESWRILDAYLGRDKVEQILAHPYCRLNFSAVRCTGAFSSDHPMAQITSLLKAWAVNRVSRRLLQKQYLPTLFHDSRSTPPFALNGEFPGGQVPLDGENLRTALLASGSIPYVMKGVEDIPGAPPGIYRDGGMFHYHPAFDFLNGRDGIILYPHFYSQVTLGWFDKNRPSRIADGHRLADVLLVAPSPAFVSQLPFGRIPDRRDFVSLHGRDNERIDFWETAVAMGKRLGTAFLEAVDSGRIKTLVQRIP, via the coding sequence ATGACAGGGGATTTAATGTTTTTGGCAGGCCACAGGGCCCATGAACGGATCAAGACTAACGGCCTTTGTTCCGACGATGTCGCCATGGTGGTGGGGGCCTCGGGTGCCGCCAAGTGGCTCATTCTCAAGGAGCTTGAAACAGCGCTTTTTGGATTATGGTTCAGAAACCGGACAAAGCCACTGAACCTCTTTGGGACATCCATTGGTTCATGGAAGTCGGCGGCTGCGGCCCAGAATGATCCGGCCGCGGCCTTTGATCGACTGGCCCATGCCTATATCCATCAGTTTTATCGCAATAGTGCTTCTCCTGCACGCATAGACCGGGAATCCTGGCGTATCCTGGACGCCTATCTTGGCCGGGATAAGGTTGAACAAATTCTGGCCCACCCCTATTGCCGTCTGAATTTTTCAGCGGTTCGATGCACAGGGGCCTTTTCGTCGGATCATCCCATGGCCCAGATAACAAGTCTTTTAAAGGCCTGGGCCGTAAATCGGGTGTCCAGACGCCTGCTTCAGAAACAATACCTGCCAACCCTGTTCCATGATTCAAGATCGACCCCTCCTTTTGCCCTGAACGGTGAATTTCCCGGGGGGCAGGTTCCCCTTGATGGCGAAAACCTTCGAACCGCCCTTCTGGCGAGCGGGTCCATTCCCTATGTGATGAAAGGGGTTGAGGATATCCCCGGAGCACCCCCGGGCATCTACCGGGACGGGGGGATGTTTCACTACCATCCGGCCTTTGATTTTTTGAACGGCCGGGACGGGATCATTCTTTACCCCCATTTTTACAGCCAGGTGACCCTTGGGTGGTTTGATAAGAACAGACCTTCCAGAATTGCAGACGGTCATCGCCTGGCCGATGTGTTGCTTGTTGCACCGTCACCCGCCTTTGTGTCGCAGCTGCCCTTTGGCAGGATTCCCGACCGCAGGGATTTTGTAAGCCTCCATGGCCGGGACAACGAGCGTATTGATTTCTGGGAAACGGCTGTTGCCATGGGCAAACGACTTGGAACGGCTTTTCTTGAGGCCGTGGATTCCGGCCGCATCAAGACCCTTGTCCAGCGGATTCCATGA
- a CDS encoding aminopeptidase P family protein, with the protein MFNKEIYQDRRNLLKTKVGRGIILLLGNSESPINFKDNCYSFRQDSTFLYYAGISHPDLALVMDCDTGHEILFGDDGTMDQIVWMGPQPSLGTRAARTSISDVQPLANLKQTLNAAVYQGRPVHFLPPYRDHHRICLMELMGAPLCAMESMASLALIRAVIAQRIYKSDLEVAEIERAVNTSVGMHATAMTSAQPGMTEARVAADVERVAKAFDHDLAFPIIATVNGQTLHNHYHGNILKEGRLFLLDAGAQTAMGYNGDLTSTFPVSPTFTPKQRQVYEIVLAAHDKAVSMLAPKITFKEIHLAASLEIAHGMKDLGLMKGNLEDAVEAGAHAMFFPCGLGHMMGLDVHDMENLGETWVGYDGHPKSDQFGLKSLRLARPLEPGFVLTVEPGVYFIPELMDLWKKENRFMDFIDYDRLEAYRDFGGIRNEENYLITDTGYRLLGKPKPRSVKQVEALRAVAFG; encoded by the coding sequence ATGTTCAATAAAGAGATTTATCAGGATCGAAGGAACCTGCTTAAAACCAAGGTTGGCAGGGGCATCATCCTGCTTCTGGGGAACTCAGAAAGCCCCATTAATTTTAAAGACAACTGCTATTCATTTCGCCAGGACAGCACATTTCTATACTATGCAGGCATCAGCCATCCAGACCTTGCCCTTGTGATGGACTGCGACACGGGCCATGAAATCCTTTTTGGTGACGACGGTACCATGGACCAGATTGTGTGGATGGGTCCCCAGCCTTCCCTTGGCACAAGGGCCGCCAGGACCAGCATTTCCGATGTCCAGCCCCTTGCCAACCTCAAACAGACCCTGAATGCCGCCGTCTACCAGGGGCGACCGGTTCATTTTCTGCCACCCTATCGGGATCACCACAGGATTTGCCTGATGGAACTCATGGGTGCTCCCCTGTGCGCCATGGAAAGCATGGCCTCCCTTGCCCTGATCCGAGCAGTGATTGCCCAGCGCATCTACAAATCCGACCTTGAGGTGGCTGAAATCGAAAGGGCCGTCAATACAAGCGTGGGCATGCACGCAACCGCCATGACATCAGCCCAGCCAGGCATGACCGAGGCCCGGGTGGCAGCCGATGTGGAACGGGTGGCAAAGGCCTTTGACCACGATCTGGCCTTTCCCATCATCGCCACCGTCAATGGCCAGACCCTCCACAACCACTACCACGGCAACATCCTCAAGGAGGGTCGGCTGTTCCTGCTGGATGCCGGAGCTCAAACAGCCATGGGGTATAACGGGGATCTGACAAGCACCTTTCCCGTGTCCCCAACCTTTACCCCGAAACAGCGTCAGGTTTATGAAATTGTTCTTGCAGCCCATGACAAGGCCGTATCCATGCTTGCCCCAAAGATTACGTTCAAAGAGATCCACCTTGCGGCAAGCCTTGAGATTGCCCATGGCATGAAAGACCTGGGTTTGATGAAGGGCAACTTGGAAGATGCCGTTGAAGCAGGGGCCCATGCCATGTTCTTCCCCTGTGGTCTGGGCCATATGATGGGGCTTGATGTCCACGACATGGAAAACCTGGGCGAAACCTGGGTGGGATACGACGGCCATCCCAAAAGCGACCAGTTCGGACTGAAATCCCTGCGCCTTGCAAGACCCCTTGAGCCCGGGTTTGTGCTCACCGTGGAGCCCGGGGTTTACTTTATTCCCGAACTCATGGACCTGTGGAAAAAAGAAAACCGGTTCATGGATTTCATCGACTATGACCGCCTGGAGGCCTACCGGGACTTTGGCGGCATCAGAAACGAAGAGAACTATTTGATCACAGACACGGGTTATCGCCTCCTTGGCAAACCCAAGCCCAGGAGCGTAAAACAGGTGGAGGCACTCAGGGCAGTTGCCTTTGGCTAA
- a CDS encoding DEAD/DEAH box helicase produces MALKIETLFESLKKTRPIIRNAKIPDAIAFRITSEVQGVCLTVIDGEGKEVDPEYEFYSGSKRSILKEISRIKEQEAFTIEWEAKPGDRSFYIDGNEYLVSMLLASGCLVDGEDQKIELSLEKARVKLSIHGKSPDKEKSLTTDTPQETVLEASMGLWLGAKQIHPIIPVTETHILSGTTIYQVTPLGRHFNTLTLFETTLGPELLEQYLTMLFSNLSNVEIDYSGFKLKQGSPKTTRPALIFDNVTPDKTLHLRVSATYSGFSPDFFDNFDLDKIVSVNEMERTITVSPLVHGEISDCFREIQTMLKKHSRSLKQDNGLYVEDNFMVVEPALAETFITQELAGLLARYMVLGAEKLKSYRVKYVQPTLGLKLSHGIDFLEGEGTLELAGEKFSINDVLKQYQKSTYVRLSDGTSALINPEYMRTLSRIFKRQKSGIKVSFFDLPVVEELIGEKVAQKTFKRSRDIFLGFNRLKTSKKRLPKINATLRGYQKQGVRWASYLYKHKLGGCLADDMGLGKTIQTIALFASIYPRERHPTLVVMPKTLLFNWASELERFTPNLTFITYYGPLRDISHARKNNIILTTYAVVRNDIETLKDETFHAVVLDESQQIKNLNSKISKAVMLLNADHRLALSGTPIENNLGELYALFRFLNPSMFGTTADFSRNYLTPIQKDDNKTAVKELKKKIYPFILRRLKGEVLKELPDKMEQTLYVDMTADQERLYHQRRLMYKNAIKEEIAKKGLKQSQLFVLQALGELRQIASIPEIKSDNQIISPKREVLMEHVTEAVAGNHKVLIFANFLHSLDCISLDMEKAGLDHLVMTGATRDRSAIVERFQTDNSCAALMMTLKTGGLGLNLTAADYVFLFDPWWNVAAENQAIDRAHRMGQKNTVFSYRLIARNTIEEKILKLQAKKKALFDSLIAADNASIKQMDEADIDYVLGE; encoded by the coding sequence ATGGCCCTGAAAATCGAAACCCTGTTTGAATCTCTGAAAAAGACACGCCCCATCATCCGCAACGCCAAGATTCCAGACGCCATCGCCTTCAGAATCACCTCTGAAGTCCAGGGCGTCTGCCTTACCGTCATTGACGGTGAAGGAAAAGAGGTTGACCCGGAGTATGAATTTTACTCGGGCAGCAAAAGAAGCATCCTCAAGGAGATCAGCAGGATAAAAGAACAAGAGGCCTTCACCATTGAGTGGGAGGCCAAACCCGGGGACAGAAGTTTTTATATTGACGGCAACGAATACCTGGTCTCCATGCTGCTTGCATCGGGCTGCCTTGTGGATGGTGAGGATCAAAAAATTGAACTTTCTCTGGAAAAGGCCAGGGTAAAGTTATCCATTCACGGAAAATCCCCAGACAAGGAAAAGTCCTTAACAACCGATACACCCCAGGAAACAGTGTTGGAGGCATCCATGGGCCTGTGGCTGGGGGCAAAACAGATCCATCCCATCATCCCGGTGACCGAAACCCATATCCTGTCCGGCACAACCATCTACCAGGTCACCCCCCTGGGCAGACATTTCAACACCCTTACCCTGTTTGAAACCACCCTGGGCCCGGAGCTGCTTGAACAATACCTGACCATGCTCTTTTCCAACCTGTCCAACGTGGAGATCGACTATTCAGGATTTAAACTCAAACAGGGAAGCCCCAAGACGACAAGGCCTGCCCTGATCTTTGATAATGTCACCCCGGACAAGACCCTTCATCTGAGGGTGTCGGCCACCTATTCCGGGTTCTCCCCTGATTTCTTTGACAATTTTGATCTGGACAAAATCGTGTCCGTCAATGAAATGGAACGAACCATCACCGTAAGCCCCCTGGTCCACGGGGAGATTTCCGACTGTTTCCGGGAGATCCAGACCATGCTCAAAAAGCACTCCCGATCTTTGAAACAGGACAACGGCCTCTATGTTGAGGACAATTTCATGGTGGTTGAACCGGCCCTTGCCGAAACATTTATCACCCAGGAACTTGCAGGCCTGCTCGCCCGCTACATGGTTCTGGGTGCTGAAAAGCTCAAGTCCTACCGGGTAAAATATGTTCAGCCAACCCTTGGGTTAAAGCTCTCCCACGGAATTGATTTCCTTGAGGGGGAGGGCACCCTGGAGCTTGCCGGAGAGAAATTTTCCATTAACGATGTTCTGAAACAATACCAGAAAAGCACCTATGTGCGGTTGAGCGACGGAACCAGCGCCCTTATCAACCCGGAATACATGCGAACCCTTTCCCGGATATTCAAGCGACAGAAATCCGGGATCAAGGTCTCTTTTTTCGATCTTCCAGTGGTCGAAGAACTGATCGGGGAAAAGGTCGCCCAAAAAACATTCAAGCGTTCCAGGGATATTTTCCTTGGATTCAACCGGCTTAAAACATCAAAAAAACGACTGCCAAAAATAAACGCCACCCTCAGGGGGTATCAGAAGCAGGGGGTGAGATGGGCCTCCTACCTGTACAAACATAAACTTGGCGGTTGCCTTGCAGATGACATGGGCCTTGGAAAAACCATCCAGACCATCGCCCTTTTTGCCTCCATATACCCCAGGGAACGACACCCGACCCTGGTGGTGATGCCCAAGACCCTGCTGTTCAACTGGGCAAGCGAACTTGAACGATTTACACCGAACCTCACCTTTATAACCTACTACGGCCCGCTACGGGATATATCCCATGCCCGAAAAAACAACATCATCCTCACCACCTATGCCGTGGTGAGAAACGACATCGAAACCCTGAAGGATGAGACCTTCCACGCCGTTGTCCTGGACGAATCCCAGCAGATTAAAAATCTTAACTCAAAGATATCCAAGGCGGTGATGCTGCTGAACGCCGACCACCGACTGGCCCTGAGCGGGACACCCATAGAGAACAATCTTGGTGAGCTCTACGCCCTGTTTCGGTTCCTGAACCCCTCCATGTTCGGCACCACCGCCGATTTTTCCCGCAACTACCTGACCCCCATCCAGAAGGATGACAACAAAACCGCTGTCAAAGAGCTGAAAAAAAAGATCTACCCGTTTATCCTGCGAAGGCTCAAGGGTGAGGTGCTCAAGGAACTGCCCGACAAGATGGAGCAGACCCTTTATGTGGATATGACCGCTGACCAGGAAAGACTCTACCACCAGCGGCGTTTGATGTACAAAAACGCCATCAAAGAAGAGATCGCAAAAAAGGGACTGAAACAATCCCAATTGTTCGTTCTCCAGGCCCTGGGCGAACTTCGCCAGATTGCCTCCATTCCAGAAATCAAAAGCGACAACCAAATCATCTCGCCCAAGCGGGAGGTGCTCATGGAGCATGTGACAGAAGCCGTTGCCGGTAACCACAAGGTGCTCATCTTTGCCAATTTCCTCCATTCCCTTGACTGCATCTCCCTTGACATGGAAAAGGCAGGCCTTGACCACCTGGTCATGACCGGGGCAACCCGGGACAGAAGCGCCATTGTCGAGCGGTTCCAGACCGACAACTCCTGCGCCGCCCTGATGATGACCCTGAAAACAGGAGGCCTTGGCCTGAATCTTACCGCAGCGGATTATGTGTTTCTGTTTGACCCGTGGTGGAACGTTGCCGCAGAAAACCAGGCCATTGACCGGGCCCACAGGATGGGGCAGAAGAATACGGTGTTCAGCTATCGGCTGATCGCCAGAAATACCATTGAAGAAAAAATCCTCAAGCTCCAGGCCAAAAAAAAGGCGCTGTTTGACTCGCTGATCGCAGCGGACAATGCTTCCATCAAACAGATGGACGAGGCCGATATCGACTATGTGCTGGGAGAGTAG
- a CDS encoding AEC family transporter: protein MLIQTGLTVFSAIFQLFLISLAAGILVRRNFVSKPQIQVLSAVTVNVFLPCLIMAKTLAQFHPEAFTLWWILPVSGVLMIGCGLVFSGLLFRFNPGKRPFMTLASMQNAIYIVLPIGQVLFADQFDRFALYCFLMVMGLNPVMWSVGKVMISGQAQGRIQWKDFITPPLIAIFISVAAVFTRVSSFIPESVVASLDLLGQATVPLAVFILGATIGTITLKSLPSLKDILIVAGVKFVLVPSAVFAILYYGKVYASIPLFCSLMMIQAASPPATNLIIIVENYGGDTPSISSMMLIQYLICILAMPLWISAWQFTVS, encoded by the coding sequence ATGCTTATACAAACAGGCCTAACGGTTTTCAGTGCTATCTTTCAGCTATTTCTTATTTCCCTTGCGGCAGGCATTCTGGTACGAAGAAATTTTGTCTCAAAGCCACAGATCCAGGTCCTGTCCGCCGTTACTGTAAATGTTTTTCTTCCCTGCCTGATCATGGCAAAGACATTGGCCCAGTTCCACCCTGAAGCGTTTACACTATGGTGGATTCTGCCGGTGTCAGGGGTTTTAATGATCGGCTGCGGGCTTGTTTTCAGCGGACTTTTGTTCCGGTTCAATCCTGGAAAGAGACCGTTCATGACCCTGGCCAGCATGCAGAATGCCATCTATATCGTTCTGCCCATTGGCCAGGTTCTTTTTGCCGATCAGTTTGATCGATTTGCCCTGTATTGCTTTCTCATGGTCATGGGTTTGAATCCGGTGATGTGGAGTGTGGGAAAGGTGATGATTTCAGGGCAGGCCCAGGGCAGAATTCAGTGGAAGGATTTTATCACGCCTCCGCTGATTGCCATTTTCATTTCAGTTGCCGCTGTTTTTACCCGTGTATCGTCTTTCATACCTGAATCGGTAGTTGCATCCCTGGATTTACTCGGCCAGGCGACGGTTCCCCTGGCTGTTTTTATTCTGGGCGCCACCATCGGAACCATTACACTCAAAAGCCTGCCTTCATTAAAAGACATCCTGATTGTAGCCGGGGTAAAATTCGTTCTGGTGCCTTCAGCGGTTTTTGCCATCCTCTATTATGGAAAAGTTTATGCCTCAATACCGCTTTTCTGCAGTTTGATGATGATACAGGCGGCATCCCCCCCGGCAACCAACTTGATTATCATTGTGGAAAACTATGGGGGAGACACCCCGTCCATCAGCTCCATGATGCTCATTCAGTATCTCATCTGCATCCTGGCCATGCCGCTGTGGATTTCAGCCTGGCAGTTTACGGTAAGTTAA
- a CDS encoding enoyl-CoA hydratase: MEYQEILFTQDQAVGCLTLNNPSKINALSRRMIREITHVLTEISTDETIKVLIIKAAGNHFCAGHYLAEMVDSGVKEYRTIFDQCTRMMMMLHEIPQPVIAQVQGIATAAGCQLAAWCDLVIAADNARFSTPGVKIGLFCTTPMVAITRAIGRKAAMEMLLTGREFPASEAKDLGLVNRVVSLEALDGTTSELAHGIAEASGFALSIGKQGFYAQADMTDDQAFHYAKQTIVMNNCSDDAQNGITAFLEKTTPKWTNR, translated from the coding sequence ATGGAGTATCAAGAAATTTTGTTCACCCAAGACCAGGCAGTTGGCTGCCTGACTTTAAATAACCCTTCCAAAATAAATGCCCTGTCACGTCGAATGATCCGGGAAATCACCCATGTCCTCACCGAAATATCCACGGACGAAACCATCAAGGTGCTGATAATCAAGGCGGCGGGCAACCATTTCTGCGCCGGCCACTATCTTGCCGAAATGGTGGATTCCGGGGTAAAAGAGTACAGGACCATCTTTGACCAGTGCACCCGCATGATGATGATGCTCCACGAGATCCCCCAGCCGGTCATCGCACAGGTCCAGGGCATTGCAACGGCAGCTGGCTGCCAGCTTGCGGCCTGGTGCGATCTTGTGATAGCGGCTGACAATGCACGGTTTTCAACCCCTGGGGTTAAAATCGGACTCTTCTGTACCACACCCATGGTGGCCATCACCCGGGCCATTGGCCGCAAGGCTGCCATGGAGATGCTGTTGACCGGCCGGGAATTTCCGGCATCAGAGGCCAAGGACCTCGGCCTTGTCAACCGGGTGGTTTCCCTTGAGGCCCTTGATGGCACAACCTCTGAGCTTGCCCATGGCATTGCCGAAGCCAGCGGATTTGCCCTGTCCATCGGCAAACAGGGCTTTTATGCCCAGGCGGACATGACCGACGACCAGGCGTTCCACTATGCCAAGCAGACCATCGTCATGAACAACTGCTCGGACGATGCACAGAACGGCATCACTGCCTTTCTCGAAAAAACAACCCCCAAATGGACAAACCGATAA
- a CDS encoding methyltransferase: MTAPVLNPGKLLQLSGAYWQTFTLHAAVKLDLFTTIDQGAATATAVASGLGLEPRAAAMLLNALCAMDLLRKENNTYINTPMAATFLSKRSPRYIGFMIMHHHHLVESWSRLDESVRTGKAVEELRPASNEAQRESFLMGMFNIAMATAPSLVLTIDISRRKHLLDLGGGPGTYAIHFCKHNPGLRATIFDQHATRPFAEKTIARFNLDDTIEFKGGNFLEDPIPGSYDVVWLSHILHGDAPEDCDRIVQKAASALEPGGTLIIHDFILDNTRDRPLFPALFSLNMLVRTEGGQSYSEAEIMTLMTNAGIEKIKRTPYKGPMDSGIIMGIKPIHI; this comes from the coding sequence ATGACTGCACCAGTACTCAATCCTGGAAAACTGCTTCAACTGTCCGGAGCCTACTGGCAGACCTTTACCCTGCATGCCGCTGTAAAGCTTGATCTGTTCACCACCATTGATCAGGGTGCAGCAACTGCAACAGCAGTCGCCTCTGGTCTTGGTCTTGAACCACGTGCTGCTGCCATGCTGCTCAATGCCCTGTGTGCCATGGACCTTCTGAGAAAAGAAAATAACACCTATATCAATACCCCCATGGCCGCCACGTTCCTATCAAAGAGGTCTCCACGGTACATTGGGTTCATGATCATGCACCACCACCACCTGGTGGAATCCTGGTCAAGACTTGACGAATCGGTCAGAACCGGCAAGGCTGTTGAGGAATTAAGACCCGCAAGCAACGAGGCACAACGGGAGAGTTTTCTCATGGGAATGTTCAACATTGCCATGGCAACGGCCCCCTCCCTTGTCCTGACCATTGATATCTCACGGAGAAAGCATCTTCTGGACCTGGGCGGTGGACCCGGCACCTATGCCATCCACTTCTGCAAGCACAACCCCGGGCTCAGGGCGACCATCTTTGACCAGCACGCCACCCGACCCTTTGCCGAAAAAACCATTGCCAGGTTCAATCTGGACGACACCATTGAATTCAAGGGGGGCAATTTCCTTGAAGATCCCATTCCCGGCTCCTATGATGTGGTGTGGCTCTCCCACATCCTCCATGGAGACGCCCCCGAAGACTGTGATCGAATCGTTCAAAAGGCCGCTTCGGCCCTGGAACCGGGCGGAACCCTCATCATTCACGATTTTATCCTGGACAATACCAGGGACCGCCCGCTCTTTCCCGCCCTGTTTTCATTAAACATGCTGGTCAGAACCGAGGGAGGCCAGTCCTATTCCGAGGCTGAAATCATGACCCTGATGACAAATGCAGGAATTGAAAAAATCAAACGCACTCCCTACAAAGGCCCCATGGATTCGGGCATCATTATGGGTATCAAGCCCATTCATATTTAG